From a single Lolium rigidum isolate FL_2022 chromosome 7, APGP_CSIRO_Lrig_0.1, whole genome shotgun sequence genomic region:
- the LOC124676166 gene encoding BTB/POZ and MATH domain-containing protein 2-like: MGDHQRDLAFPPPGHCLPRTSSMSVTDSVTAVHDFRVTGYSLLDGMGVGRYVSSRVFTVGGLEWAVRFYPDGSTAHCVGNASAFLYYCGRDKDVRARFTLNLMEKDGRLSQVTNAYMKHSFSPASDNWGFIKFIEKSKIQGSPFLHNDCLTIRCLLTVAKESRTQDVQTSLITVPKSNLHKDFENMLNDGEGADVTFDVGGQLFRAHRCVLAFRSPVFRAELFGPMKEKATQCINIDDMEPLIFEALLHFIYTDSLPDHCKDGKAEAMQHLLVAADRYGVDRLRLLCESKLSDTIDVQTVATTLALAEQHHCSQLRQACIQFMASPNMLAPVIETEGFKHLVASCPFIMKDILDRVSSIWNDRSSEK; this comes from the coding sequence ATGGGTGATCACCAGCGCGACCTGGCCTTCCCGCCGCCCGGCCACTGCCTCCCCAGGACATCGTCGATGAGCGTCACGGACTCCGTCACCGCGGTCCACGACTTCAGGGTCACCGGCTACTCGCTGCTCGACGGCATGGGCGTCGGCAGGTACGTCAGCTCCAGGGTCTTCACCGTCGGGGGGCTCGAGTGGGCTGTCAGGTTCTACCCGGACGGCTCCACCGCCCACTGCGTCGGCAACGCCTCCGCCTTCCTCTACTACTGCGGCCGTGACAAGGACGTCAGGGCCAGGTTCACCCTCAATTTGATGGAGAAGGATGGCAGGCTCTCTCAGGTAACCAACGCCTACATGAAGCATTCCTTCTCCCCTGCTAGTGACAACTGGGGATTCATCAAATTTATCGAGAAATCCAAGATTCAGGGCTCGCCCTTCCTCCACAATGACTGCCTCACCATCAGATGCTTGCTGACCGTTGCCAAAGAGTCTCGTACACAAGACGTCCAGACCAGCTTGATCACGGTTCCCAAGTCAAATCTGCACAAAGATTTCGAGAACATGCTCAACGATGGAGAAGGCGCGGATGTCACGTTTGATGTGGGTGGCCAACTGTTCCGTGCTCATCGATGTGTCTTGGCTTTCCGCTCTCCGGTCTTCAGGGCCGAGCTCTTTGGTCCGATGAAAGAAAAGGCAACACAGTGCATCAACATCGATGACATGGAGCCTCTCATATTTGAGGCGCTGCTTCACTTCATCTACACTGATTCCTTGCCTGATCACTGCAAAGACGGCAAGGCTGAGGCTATGCAGCACCTACTTGTTGCCGCCGATCGCTACGGAGTCGATAGGCTAAGGTTGCTCTGTGAAAGTAAGTTGAGCGACACAATTGATGTTCAGACTGTGGCAACCACACTAGCTCTAGCAGAGCAACACCATTGCTCCCAGCTGCGACAAGCTTGCATCCAGTTCATGGCCTCGCCCAACATGCTTGCTCCAGTCATAGAAACCGAAGGATTCAAACATCTTGTAGCGAGCTGCCCGTTTATTATGAAGGATATATTAGATAGGGTGTCAAGCATTTGGAATGACAGGTCTTCTGAGAAGTAG